Proteins found in one Microbacterium sp. LWS13-1.2 genomic segment:
- a CDS encoding DUF5302 domain-containing protein, whose translation MSTDEKPAGAASDEMKRKFKEALDKKNAQHREGESHLDGDSAVHGTHGAVTKREFRRKSG comes from the coding sequence ATGAGCACCGACGAGAAGCCGGCGGGCGCGGCATCCGATGAGATGAAGCGCAAGTTCAAGGAAGCACTCGACAAGAAGAATGCGCAGCACCGCGAAGGAGAGTCCCACCTCGACGGAGACTCGGCCGTTCACGGGACCCACGGGGCTGTGACCAAGCGCGAGTTCCGCCGCAAGAGCGGCTGA
- a CDS encoding polyribonucleotide nucleotidyltransferase, with product MEGPEITAAEAVLDNGRFGTRTVRFETGRLAQQAQGAVAAYLDEETMLLSATSASKQPREGFDFFPLTVDVEERSYAAGKIPGSFFRREGRPSTEAILVCRLIDRPLRPSFVDGLRNEVQIVVTVLSIAPGEFYDALAINAASLSTQISGLPFSGPIAGVRLALIPGHGENADQWIAFPTVTQLEDAVFDLIVAGRVITDADGNEDVAIMMVEAEATEGSWNLIKGGATKPNEQVVAEGLEASKPFIKQLVAAQNVVANTAAKEIKEFPVFLPYSQETYDFVAGRAYDRLVPIYQIAEKQERQNADDALKDEVKGQLLAAVEAGELPAVATLEFSAAYKSVTKKIVRGRILAEGVRMDGRGLADIRPLDAEVQVIPRVHGSAIFQRGETQILGVTTLNMLKMEQQIDSLSPVTHKRYMHHYNFPPYSTGETGRVGSPKRREIGHGFLAERALVPVLPSREEFPYAIRQVSEALGSNGSTSMGSVCASTLSLLNAGVPLRAPVAGIAMGLVSDEVDGQTRYAALTDILGAEDALGDMDFKVAGTSEFVTAIQLDTKLDGIPSSVLTAALQQAREARLTILGVLNAAIDGPDEMAPTAPRVISVQIPVDKIGELIGPKGKTINAIQDETGAQISIEEDGTVYIGATDGPSAEAARAQVNAIANPTNPEVGEQFLGTVVKIATFGAFISLLPGKDGLLHVSEVRKLAGGKRVENVEDVLNVGQKLLVKITKIDDRGKLSLEPVLEEAADQEGRAAASEGPEGPAEG from the coding sequence TTGGAAGGTCCTGAAATCACCGCCGCGGAAGCCGTTCTCGACAACGGCCGCTTCGGCACCCGTACCGTCCGGTTCGAGACCGGACGTCTCGCGCAGCAGGCGCAGGGCGCGGTCGCCGCCTACCTCGACGAGGAGACGATGCTCCTCTCGGCCACGAGCGCGAGCAAGCAGCCCCGCGAGGGCTTCGACTTCTTCCCGCTGACCGTCGACGTCGAGGAGCGCTCGTACGCCGCGGGCAAGATCCCCGGTTCGTTCTTCCGCCGCGAGGGTCGCCCCTCGACCGAGGCGATCCTGGTGTGCCGTCTCATCGACCGCCCGCTGCGCCCGTCGTTCGTCGACGGCCTCCGCAACGAGGTGCAGATCGTCGTGACCGTGCTCTCGATCGCGCCGGGCGAGTTCTACGACGCGCTCGCGATCAACGCGGCCTCGCTGTCGACCCAGATCTCGGGTCTGCCGTTCTCGGGCCCGATCGCCGGTGTGCGCCTCGCGCTCATCCCCGGCCACGGCGAGAACGCCGACCAGTGGATCGCCTTCCCGACCGTGACGCAGCTCGAGGACGCCGTCTTCGACCTCATCGTCGCCGGTCGCGTCATCACCGATGCCGATGGCAACGAGGACGTCGCGATCATGATGGTCGAGGCCGAGGCCACCGAGGGTTCGTGGAACCTCATCAAGGGCGGCGCGACCAAGCCGAACGAGCAGGTCGTGGCCGAGGGCCTCGAGGCCTCGAAGCCCTTCATCAAGCAGCTCGTCGCCGCGCAGAACGTCGTCGCCAACACGGCTGCCAAGGAGATCAAGGAATTCCCGGTCTTCCTGCCCTACAGCCAGGAGACGTACGACTTCGTAGCCGGTCGCGCTTACGACCGTCTCGTGCCGATCTACCAGATCGCCGAGAAGCAGGAGCGTCAGAACGCCGACGACGCGCTCAAGGACGAGGTCAAGGGACAGCTGCTCGCGGCCGTCGAGGCCGGGGAACTCCCTGCCGTCGCGACGCTCGAGTTCTCGGCCGCCTACAAGTCGGTGACCAAGAAGATCGTCCGCGGTCGCATCCTCGCGGAGGGTGTCCGCATGGACGGCCGCGGCCTCGCCGACATCCGTCCGCTCGACGCCGAGGTGCAGGTCATCCCGCGTGTCCACGGCTCGGCGATCTTCCAGCGCGGCGAGACCCAGATTCTGGGCGTCACCACGCTGAACATGCTCAAGATGGAGCAGCAGATCGACTCGCTGTCGCCCGTCACGCACAAGCGCTACATGCACCACTACAACTTCCCGCCCTACTCGACCGGTGAGACCGGCCGTGTCGGTTCGCCCAAGCGTCGCGAGATCGGGCACGGCTTCCTCGCCGAGCGCGCCCTTGTGCCGGTGCTGCCCAGCCGCGAGGAGTTCCCGTACGCGATCCGCCAGGTGTCCGAGGCTCTCGGCTCCAACGGCTCGACGTCGATGGGCTCGGTGTGCGCGTCCACGCTGTCGCTGCTGAACGCGGGTGTGCCGCTGCGCGCCCCCGTCGCCGGCATCGCGATGGGTCTCGTGTCGGACGAGGTCGACGGACAGACGCGATACGCCGCGCTGACCGACATCCTCGGCGCCGAGGACGCCCTGGGCGACATGGACTTCAAGGTGGCCGGCACCAGCGAGTTCGTCACGGCGATCCAGCTCGACACGAAGCTCGACGGCATCCCGTCGTCGGTGCTGACCGCCGCGCTGCAGCAGGCCCGCGAGGCCCGCCTGACGATCCTCGGTGTGCTCAACGCCGCGATCGACGGTCCGGACGAGATGGCGCCCACGGCGCCGCGCGTCATCAGCGTGCAGATCCCGGTCGACAAGATCGGCGAGCTGATCGGCCCGAAGGGCAAGACGATCAACGCGATCCAGGACGAGACCGGCGCGCAGATCTCCATCGAGGAGGACGGCACCGTCTACATCGGCGCGACCGACGGCCCGTCGGCCGAGGCCGCCCGTGCCCAGGTCAACGCGATCGCCAACCCCACCAACCCGGAGGTCGGCGAGCAGTTCCTCGGAACGGTCGTGAAGATCGCGACGTTCGGCGCGTTCATCTCGCTCCTGCCCGGCAAGGACGGCCTGCTGCACGTCAGCGAGGTCCGCAAGCTCGCCGGCGGCAAGCGCGTGGAGAACGTCGAGGACGTGCTCAACGTCGGTCAGAAGCTCCTCGTGAAGATCACGAAGATCGACGACCGCGGCAAGCTCTCGC
- a CDS encoding response regulator has product MIGVLLVDDDALTLELHRTYVERLDGFRVAAECTGARAAVAAILGRAADIDLVLLDVTMPDGTGLDVLRQIRARACDVDVIAVTGVRDAEVVRQMVSLGASQYLVKPFTFGVFRERLEQYREYRQRAAEAAGSPTQSEIDALLGAFRPALPVALPKGLAGDTLAKVTADVREHGPVSAGESAARLGMSRVAARRYLEHLVEAGRVSRSPRYGTPGRPESEYAWRDGA; this is encoded by the coding sequence GTGATCGGGGTGCTGCTCGTCGACGACGACGCGCTGACGCTCGAGCTGCACCGCACCTATGTGGAGCGGCTCGACGGGTTCCGCGTGGCCGCGGAGTGCACGGGTGCGCGGGCGGCCGTGGCGGCCATCCTCGGCCGAGCCGCAGACATCGATCTCGTGCTCCTCGACGTCACGATGCCGGACGGCACCGGACTCGACGTCCTGCGACAGATCCGCGCGCGGGCGTGCGATGTCGACGTCATCGCGGTCACCGGCGTCCGCGATGCCGAAGTGGTGCGCCAGATGGTCAGCCTGGGGGCCTCGCAGTACCTGGTCAAGCCGTTCACGTTCGGCGTCTTCCGCGAGCGCCTCGAGCAGTACCGCGAGTATCGCCAGCGGGCGGCGGAAGCGGCGGGGTCGCCGACGCAGTCGGAGATCGACGCGCTGCTCGGCGCATTCCGTCCCGCGCTGCCCGTGGCCCTCCCCAAGGGACTGGCGGGCGACACCCTCGCGAAGGTGACGGCCGACGTGCGAGAGCACGGACCGGTGTCGGCCGGGGAGTCCGCCGCGCGGCTCGGGATGTCGCGCGTCGCGGCACGCCGCTACCTCGAGCACCTGGTCGAGGCCGGTCGGGTGAGCCGTTCGCCGCGCTACGGCACCCCGGGCCGGCCCGAGTCGGAGTACGCCTGGCGGGACGGCGCCTGA
- a CDS encoding VTT domain-containing protein: protein MVEELLIEVARSPWALVVLFALVLGDAFLVVIPGEAAVTAFGALSVSGGEPPLGAVIAVATAAAIAGDAACYLVGRTIGLDRWRWMRAPRVHAALTWAQARLEQRTALVLFTARFIPFARLAVNLAAGATRIGAARYLAVDALAASLWALYQALIGAAVATLLPGGPVVAVVVSVVVVVGVGIGIDAVLAHRLRGGRAVGSRVDRRRDQPGWTRGRRDL from the coding sequence GTGGTCGAGGAGCTGCTGATCGAGGTCGCGCGGAGTCCGTGGGCACTCGTCGTGCTGTTCGCGCTGGTTCTGGGCGATGCGTTCCTCGTGGTGATCCCGGGCGAGGCGGCGGTGACGGCGTTCGGCGCCCTCTCGGTGTCCGGCGGCGAGCCGCCCCTGGGTGCGGTCATCGCGGTCGCGACCGCCGCCGCGATCGCCGGGGACGCAGCCTGCTATCTCGTCGGGCGCACGATCGGGCTCGACCGGTGGCGCTGGATGCGGGCACCGCGCGTGCATGCCGCGCTGACGTGGGCGCAGGCGCGCCTCGAGCAGCGGACGGCGCTCGTGCTGTTCACCGCGCGCTTCATCCCGTTCGCCCGTCTCGCAGTCAACCTCGCGGCGGGGGCGACCCGGATCGGCGCGGCGCGGTACCTGGCCGTCGACGCGCTGGCGGCATCCCTGTGGGCGCTGTATCAGGCGCTCATCGGCGCGGCGGTGGCGACGCTGCTACCCGGCGGGCCGGTGGTCGCCGTGGTCGTCTCGGTGGTGGTGGTCGTGGGCGTCGGCATCGGCATCGACGCGGTGCTCGCGCATCGCCTGCGCGGCGGCCGTGCCGTCGGCTCGCGCGTCGACCGTCGGCGCGACCAGCCAGGATGGACTCGTGGCAGACGAGACCTTTGA
- a CDS encoding glycosyltransferase: protein MRVALLAESFLPHMNGVTGSVLHVLRHLAAEGHETLVIAPRAGEITTDLHGARTELLRSTPLPSYPEVRIVFARAARLTAILREFRPDVVHLASPFVLGWQGVAAADALRVPAVAVYQTDVVAYAEKYGMPQAAALVGRHVARLHRRATLTLAPSTASLQQLEALGVDRLRRWGRGVDTASFGPERRSDTWRARVAPGRTIVGYVGRLAPEKQVEDLAALAGIDGTRLVIVGDGPARPALERALPDAVFTGHLTGSALAEALASFDVFVHPGESETFGQTIQEALASGVPVVATGIGGPVDLVRSSVDGWLYRPGDLRDLRARVADLAGDAGKRRAFAVAARDSVRDRSWDALCRQLVGHYEDARMLRPLDDAQRRRAGIRPSSPAAVAAVRPRWSRYVALGDSLTEGLCDTSRMPAGQYRGWADRLAQLLAHEATGTAPFRYANLAVRSRRVRHLTAEQLPQALSLRPDLVSILMGANDLVGRRVDIARLAAELEASVRTLRDAGIDVLLVTPFLPRRRAAVLFERRFAAFASELRRIAAGTGALLLDLDAIPAIGDLELWASDRVHLRSRGHRFLAYRAAETLGVRDAEALGGLDAALHADDDPVAQGTWLSRDVLPWAWRRLRGRTAGDGVAPKHSAYVVIGRGGEVRSRSRTT from the coding sequence GTGAGAGTCGCACTGCTCGCCGAGTCGTTCCTGCCCCACATGAACGGGGTGACGGGTTCGGTGCTCCATGTCCTCCGTCATCTCGCCGCTGAAGGCCACGAGACCCTCGTCATCGCACCGCGCGCCGGCGAGATCACCACCGACCTCCACGGCGCCCGCACCGAGCTGCTGCGGTCGACGCCGTTGCCGTCGTACCCGGAGGTGCGCATCGTCTTCGCCCGGGCCGCGCGTCTGACGGCGATCCTCCGCGAGTTCCGGCCCGACGTCGTGCATCTGGCGTCGCCGTTCGTGCTGGGCTGGCAGGGCGTCGCCGCCGCCGACGCGCTGCGCGTGCCGGCCGTCGCGGTCTATCAGACCGACGTCGTCGCGTACGCGGAGAAGTACGGGATGCCGCAGGCCGCGGCCCTCGTCGGCCGCCACGTCGCGCGGCTGCACCGGCGCGCCACACTCACGCTGGCTCCGTCGACAGCGTCTCTGCAGCAGCTCGAAGCTCTCGGCGTCGACAGGCTGCGCCGATGGGGGCGGGGCGTCGACACCGCCAGCTTCGGCCCGGAGCGGCGGAGCGACACGTGGCGCGCGCGCGTCGCCCCGGGCCGCACGATCGTGGGCTATGTCGGCCGGCTCGCACCCGAGAAGCAGGTCGAAGACCTCGCCGCGCTCGCCGGTATCGACGGCACGCGCCTGGTGATCGTCGGCGACGGGCCCGCACGCCCCGCGCTCGAGCGGGCGCTGCCCGATGCCGTGTTCACCGGTCACCTCACCGGCAGCGCGCTCGCCGAGGCGCTGGCGAGCTTCGACGTGTTCGTGCATCCGGGGGAGAGCGAGACGTTCGGCCAGACCATCCAGGAGGCTCTCGCCAGCGGCGTGCCCGTCGTGGCGACCGGGATCGGCGGACCCGTCGACCTGGTGCGATCGAGCGTCGACGGCTGGCTGTACCGCCCCGGCGATCTGCGCGACCTCCGCGCCCGCGTCGCCGACCTCGCCGGCGACGCGGGCAAGCGCCGTGCCTTCGCGGTGGCGGCCCGCGATTCGGTGCGCGACCGCTCGTGGGATGCCCTGTGCCGTCAGCTCGTCGGGCACTACGAGGACGCACGGATGCTGCGCCCTCTCGACGACGCGCAGCGCCGGCGTGCCGGCATCCGTCCGTCGTCGCCCGCCGCCGTCGCCGCGGTCCGGCCGCGCTGGTCGCGGTACGTGGCCCTCGGCGACTCGCTCACCGAAGGACTCTGCGACACCTCCCGCATGCCGGCGGGACAGTACCGCGGCTGGGCTGATCGCCTGGCGCAGCTGCTCGCGCACGAGGCGACCGGCACGGCGCCGTTCCGCTACGCGAACCTCGCCGTGCGCAGTCGCCGGGTGCGTCACCTCACGGCAGAGCAGCTACCGCAGGCGCTGTCGCTGCGGCCCGACCTCGTGTCGATCCTGATGGGCGCCAATGATCTCGTCGGCCGGCGCGTCGACATCGCCAGGCTCGCGGCGGAGCTGGAGGCGTCCGTCCGCACGCTGCGGGACGCCGGCATCGACGTCCTCCTCGTCACGCCGTTCCTTCCGCGCCGACGTGCGGCGGTCCTGTTCGAGCGCAGGTTCGCCGCGTTCGCCTCCGAGCTGCGGCGGATCGCCGCGGGCACGGGCGCCCTGCTGCTCGACCTCGACGCGATCCCCGCCATCGGAGACCTCGAACTCTGGGCGTCCGACCGGGTGCACCTGCGTTCGCGAGGACACCGGTTCCTGGCCTATCGCGCGGCCGAGACCCTCGGCGTCCGAGACGCCGAGGCGCTCGGCGGACTCGACGCCGCCCTCCACGCCGACGACGACCCGGTCGCGCAGGGGACGTGGCTGAGCCGCGACGTCCTGCCCTGGGCCTGGCGTCGTCTGAGGGGACGCACGGCGGGCGACGGCGTCGCACCGAAGCACAGCGCGTACGTCGTCATCGGCAGGGGCGGCGAGGTGCGCTCCCGCAGCCGGACCACCTGA
- a CDS encoding ATP-binding protein → MRADARRVSAASLVFVAVAAAVVVLVALLAVLLVLDAQRSARAEAEEVTRGVATSIAVAPSVAVALAAGDATAVLQPFAEGIMAGAGVDFVTIMTPDGIRVTHRDPAEIGRTYLGTIPAEPVPLTEEFAGTLGPSVRTIVPVEAGGVVVGWVSVGRTVGSIASDLLPRLPFVIVIVLAVLVAGLAGALLARRTTRRLAGDLPAGSIRDAVASYESMRTLGEALRAQTHEHGNRMHTAVSLLELGRTREAIEILTETSRQSQALVDQVAARRDGDPTVGALLLGKAAQAREHGVEWSAEIDPAAPRSVLSPVDAVSVVGNLIDNALDAAASGEPPRWVRIAFEPALPGGLRIVVADSGSGIPDDLRERVFEHGFSTKPAGADGRGVGLALVRSIVEDAGGSISIDAAPTTFTAMLPARRP, encoded by the coding sequence ATGCGCGCAGACGCTCGCCGTGTCAGCGCGGCGTCGCTGGTCTTCGTCGCCGTGGCGGCCGCCGTGGTCGTCCTCGTCGCGCTGCTCGCGGTGCTCCTCGTGCTCGATGCGCAGCGCTCCGCCCGGGCGGAGGCAGAGGAGGTGACGCGCGGGGTCGCGACGTCGATCGCCGTCGCACCGTCTGTGGCGGTCGCTCTCGCCGCCGGCGACGCCACCGCCGTCCTCCAGCCGTTCGCGGAGGGCATCATGGCCGGCGCCGGCGTGGACTTCGTCACGATCATGACGCCCGACGGCATCCGCGTCACCCACCGCGATCCCGCCGAGATCGGGCGCACGTATCTCGGAACGATCCCGGCGGAGCCCGTGCCGCTGACCGAGGAGTTCGCGGGCACGCTCGGCCCGTCGGTGCGGACGATCGTGCCGGTCGAAGCGGGCGGCGTCGTCGTCGGCTGGGTGTCGGTGGGCCGGACCGTGGGCAGCATCGCCTCCGACCTCCTCCCCCGGCTTCCGTTCGTCATCGTGATCGTGCTCGCCGTGCTCGTGGCGGGCCTCGCGGGCGCCCTCCTCGCCCGGCGCACCACGCGCCGGCTGGCGGGAGATCTGCCGGCCGGCAGCATCCGCGACGCCGTCGCCTCATACGAGTCGATGCGCACCCTGGGCGAGGCGCTCCGGGCGCAGACGCACGAGCACGGCAACCGCATGCACACCGCCGTGTCGCTGCTCGAGCTCGGCCGCACCCGGGAGGCGATCGAGATCCTCACCGAGACGTCCCGCCAGAGTCAGGCGCTGGTCGATCAGGTCGCCGCGCGCCGCGACGGCGACCCGACGGTGGGCGCGCTGCTCCTGGGCAAGGCGGCGCAGGCTCGCGAGCACGGCGTCGAGTGGAGTGCCGAGATCGACCCCGCCGCCCCGCGCAGCGTGCTCTCGCCGGTGGACGCCGTCTCGGTGGTCGGCAACCTCATCGACAACGCGCTGGATGCCGCGGCCTCGGGCGAGCCGCCGCGCTGGGTCCGCATCGCCTTCGAGCCGGCCCTGCCCGGCGGGCTCCGGATCGTCGTGGCCGACAGCGGCTCCGGCATCCCGGACGATCTGCGGGAGCGGGTGTTCGAGCACGGGTTCTCGACCAAGCCCGCGGGCGCGGACGGGCGTGGCGTCGGCCTGGCGCTCGTGCGGTCGATCGTCGAGGACGCGGGCGGGAGCATCTCGATCGACGCCGCGCCGACCACCTTCACGGCCATGCTGCCCGCGAGGCGGCCGTGA
- a CDS encoding cation:dicarboxylase symporter family transporter yields the protein MALSTRTTSFTLPGFNWRRGKQAWDKHTWLYVAVIAAVVLGAAVGLLWPEVGQAMRPLGVAFVSLIKMMIAPIIFCTIVVGVGSIAKAATVGKIGGLALLYFMVMSTFALAIGLVVGNLLHPGEGLNMATATYEATAEAKTTEQFLLGIIPTTFFSAFTGESVLQVLFIALLVGFALQQMGAKGQPIMNAVKQLQALVFRILGMILWLAPIGAFGAIAAVVGDTGIAAIWSLGLLMVAFYITCIVFIVGILGTLLYAVTRVSIFSLIKYLAREYLLIVGTSSSESALPRLIAKMEHLGVSKPVVGITVPTGYSFNLDGTAIYLTMASLFIASGMGAPMSIGEQIGLLVFMIIASKGAAGVTGAGLATLAGGLQAYRPDLVNGVGVIVGIDRFMSEGRALTNFTGNAVATVLIGSWTKEFDASRARRVLAGELPFDEATLSGSDHDGMSESPDAVGVQGLEEAAIVEAEAKEQRARDRAAQLMR from the coding sequence ATGGCTCTTTCGACCCGGACGACTTCGTTCACCCTTCCCGGCTTCAACTGGCGCCGTGGCAAGCAGGCATGGGACAAGCACACGTGGCTCTATGTCGCGGTGATCGCCGCGGTGGTGCTGGGCGCGGCGGTGGGGCTTCTCTGGCCCGAGGTGGGACAGGCGATGCGGCCCCTCGGCGTCGCCTTCGTCAGCCTCATCAAGATGATGATCGCGCCGATCATCTTCTGCACGATCGTCGTGGGCGTCGGCTCGATCGCGAAGGCCGCGACGGTCGGCAAGATCGGCGGGCTCGCCCTCCTGTACTTCATGGTGATGTCCACGTTCGCGCTCGCGATCGGCCTCGTCGTCGGCAACCTCCTGCATCCCGGCGAGGGCCTCAACATGGCGACCGCGACCTATGAGGCCACGGCCGAGGCCAAGACGACCGAGCAGTTCCTCCTCGGCATCATCCCCACGACCTTCTTCTCCGCCTTCACGGGGGAGAGCGTCCTCCAGGTGCTGTTCATCGCCCTCCTCGTCGGCTTCGCGCTCCAGCAGATGGGCGCCAAGGGGCAGCCGATCATGAACGCGGTGAAGCAACTGCAGGCGCTGGTGTTCCGCATCCTGGGCATGATCCTCTGGCTGGCGCCGATCGGCGCGTTCGGCGCGATCGCCGCCGTCGTCGGCGACACCGGCATCGCGGCGATCTGGAGCCTGGGCCTGCTCATGGTCGCGTTCTACATCACCTGCATCGTGTTCATCGTCGGGATCCTCGGCACGCTGCTGTACGCGGTGACCCGGGTGAGCATCTTCAGCCTCATCAAGTACCTCGCCCGCGAGTACCTCCTCATCGTGGGAACGTCGTCTTCGGAGTCGGCGCTGCCGCGCCTGATCGCGAAGATGGAGCACCTGGGCGTCTCCAAGCCCGTCGTCGGCATCACCGTGCCCACCGGGTACTCCTTCAACCTCGACGGCACGGCGATCTACCTCACGATGGCGTCGCTGTTCATCGCCAGCGGCATGGGCGCGCCGATGTCGATCGGCGAGCAGATCGGCCTGCTGGTGTTCATGATCATCGCGTCGAAGGGGGCCGCCGGCGTCACCGGCGCAGGTCTGGCGACTCTGGCCGGGGGCCTTCAGGCCTACCGCCCCGACCTCGTCAACGGCGTCGGCGTCATCGTCGGCATCGACCGGTTCATGTCGGAGGGCCGCGCTCTCACGAACTTCACCGGGAACGCGGTGGCGACCGTGCTGATCGGCTCGTGGACGAAGGAGTTCGACGCCTCGCGCGCCCGGCGGGTGCTCGCCGGCGAGCTGCCGTTCGACGAGGCCACGCTGTCGGGCAGCGACCACGACGGGATGTCGGAGTCGCCGGATGCCGTGGGCGTCCAGGGCCTCGAGGAGGCCGCCATCGTGGAGGCGGAGGCCAAGGAGCAGCGCGCGCGGGATCGTGCCGCGCAGCTCATGCGCTGA
- a CDS encoding YrhK family protein: MSDGSPHQQDAAAVADNAAGVAPDRVRRLRREAWGFAIGSLCFFAGALPPYADWAGTVWTNVTFFVGSVFFTVAALIQLLLSGRRPPRGRTNRPDRADWWSAAIQFAGTLLFNASTLVALLAAIARPDAVGVGWRPDAWGSVAFLVSSFLAIEATRGRERLWDRDARTWHGTGLNMLGSIAFGVSAVAAYVVPATGDLVSVRWTNLGTAIGALCFFAAAVLSRRTIHHGDILKHLRRHPAG, encoded by the coding sequence GTGAGCGACGGCTCCCCGCACCAGCAGGACGCCGCAGCCGTGGCCGATAACGCCGCGGGCGTCGCGCCCGACAGGGTGCGGCGGCTCCGCCGGGAGGCATGGGGCTTCGCGATCGGCTCGCTGTGCTTCTTCGCGGGAGCGCTGCCGCCGTATGCGGACTGGGCGGGCACGGTGTGGACGAACGTCACGTTCTTCGTCGGCTCGGTGTTCTTCACCGTCGCGGCGCTGATCCAGCTGCTGCTCAGTGGACGCCGTCCGCCGAGGGGACGCACGAACCGGCCCGACCGCGCGGACTGGTGGTCCGCCGCCATCCAGTTCGCCGGGACGCTGCTGTTCAACGCCTCGACGCTCGTCGCGCTGCTCGCCGCGATAGCCCGTCCCGACGCGGTCGGCGTCGGATGGCGCCCCGACGCCTGGGGGTCGGTCGCGTTCCTGGTGTCGAGTTTCCTGGCGATCGAGGCCACCCGCGGTCGGGAGCGTCTGTGGGATCGCGACGCCCGCACCTGGCACGGCACCGGCCTCAACATGCTCGGGTCGATCGCGTTCGGCGTGTCGGCGGTCGCGGCCTATGTGGTGCCGGCCACGGGCGATCTCGTCAGCGTGAGGTGGACGAACCTCGGCACCGCGATCGGTGCCCTCTGCTTCTTCGCCGCGGCCGTGCTGTCACGCCGCACCATCCACCACGGCGACATCCTCAAGCACCTTCGTCGTCACCCGGCGGGGTGA